DNA sequence from the Candidatus Limnocylindrales bacterium genome:
GCCGTGAACATGAGCTCGAAGATGGGTGGCGCTTCCACGGGCAAGTTTCTTCCGCAGCCGGGCAACTGCGTTCTCGACGCGGCATTGAACGCCGTCCTGGAGCCCGGCAGCGACGAGATCGGTTGGTTTGCCCGCGCCGGCCGCGTGCCGCTCGGGTACCTCGGCGACCGCGCCAAGACCGAGCGCACGTTCCCGATCATCGCCGGCCAGCGCTTCTCGGTGCCCGGTGATCGCGCGCGCCATCTCGCCGACGGCAGCATCGAGGTGCTCGGCCGCGACTCGGTCACCATCAACTCCGGCGGCGAAAAGATCTTCGCCGAGGAAGTCGAGCAGGCGCTCAAGCATCATCCGTCCGTCTATGATGCCGTGGTGGTCGGGCGCGCCAGCGAGCGATGGGGTCAGGAAGTGGTCGCCATCGTGCGCCTTCGCGAAGGGTGCACCTGCGACGAAAGCGAGCTGCTCGAGGAGGCGGGCAGGCACCTGGCGCGCTACAAGCTGCCCAAGTGCTTCGTTTTCCGTGACGAGATCGTGCGCAGCCCCAGCGGCAAGGCCGACTACCGTTGGGCCAAGGCGCAGGCCGAAGCGCTGCGGTGAGCCCTCAGTCCGTATCGACCAGGTGACGGCGCAGGAAGGCGACGGCACGCGGCCACGCGTCGGCGGCAGCGTCGGCGCGATAAGTGTCCGGGCGCGTCTGATTGAAGAAGGCGTGGCCAGCGCCCGGGTACGACCGGATCTCGAACACCTTCCGCGCCTTCTCCAACCGGCTTCGCAGCTCCTCGACGCCGGCCGCGGGAATGAGAGCGTCGTCGGCTCCGAACAGCCCGAGATACGGACAGCGCAGGTCGCCCGCCATGTCGATGGGGTGGACCGGCTTGATCTCCGAAAGCTGCTCGTGGCGAAGCATTCCGTACCAGCTCACGCACGCTTGCAGGCGCGCGTCGGTGCACGCCGCCATCAACGCGTACTGTCCGCCCATGCAAAAGCCGGTGATGCCGACGGCGCGCCCGGCCACGCTGGCATGCCGTTGCGCGAAAGTGACTGCGGCGGCCACGTCGCCGAGCACGCGGGCGTCGGGCAGCTGGCGGATCCAGGCAAAGACGCTGGGCATGTCCGGCAGGTCGGGTGCGCCCTCGCGGCTGTACAGATCGAGGGACAGCGCGAAGAAACCTTCGCCGGCCAGGCGCACCGTGACGTCGCGGTAGAAGTCGTAGAGGCCGCGCACGTCCGGGATCAGCACGACGGCCGGGACCGATCCTGCAACGCGAGGCCATGCTGCGTGGCCGGCGATCTCGGCTCCATCCCGCGAGCTGGTGAAGTGGACGTCGGCGCGCTCGAGCTCGTTCGAATCCATCGGCATGCGCGTGACTACAACTTCGCGCGCCGAAAATGTATCCCTTGGCCATGGCGATCAGCTGGGAGTCGACTGGCGCGTTTGCCCTGATGGGGGCCGGAGCGGCGTTGGTTCTTCGCAACGTGGTCGCCTGGCGCCGCGCCGCCGCCATGCGCCGGGACCCGGAGCGCGCGTTGTGGCTGGCGCGCGGCTTTCGTACCGGCATCGTTGGCCTTTGTGCCATCGGCGCCGGCGCGGGCTGGCACTGGAACGTCGCCTGGCTGGTGGTGCTGTCGCTGATCATCGCGGGCGAGGAGCTTCTGGAGACGACCGTCCTGGTGATGGCGCTGCGTGATGGGCAGCGCCAGGACGCGGCGCGGGCCGACGCGCAGCCGCTTTCGCAAAAGCCGCCGCAGAGTTAGGCTCCGGCCATGGCATTCCTGGAGGGCGTTCGGCCTCGACTGTTCGCCCATCGCGGCAGCTCGGGCACGATGCCCGAGAACACGCTCGAGTCGTTCATCGCCGCCATCGAGGCCGGTGCCGATCGCATCGAGCTCGACGTGCATGCAACGAGCGACGGCGCCATCGTCGTCCTGCACGACGAAAGCCTGGCCCGCACCACCAATGGCACGTCGCTCATCCGCGAGACGACGCTGGCTCAGGTCAAGCAGCTGGATGCGGGCCACAACTTCACGATCGACGGCGTGACCTTTCCCTTCCGCGGCAAAGGCATCACGGTTCCGACGCTCGAGGAGGTGCTCGAGGCGTTGCCGCAGGTGCCGGTCAACATCGAGATCAAGCAGGTCAAGCCGCACATCGAGGAAAGCGTGCTGGACGTGCTCGATCGCAACGATGCGCGCGAACGCGTCATGTTGGCCGCCGTGGACCAGCGCATCCTCGAGCGCGTTCGCGCTCTGGCGCCGGATGTCGCCACCAGCTTCTCGGCGCTCGAGGTCGCCAGCTTCGTCAGTCTGCTGCAGTCGGAGGCGCTGGAGAACTACGATCCGCCAGGGCTGGCCCTGCAGGTGCCGACCAGCTACGAGGGCACCGAGATCGTCTCGCCAGGCTTCGTCGATGGAGCGCACGAGCTCGATCTCGAAGTGCACGTCTGGACCGTCAACGAGGAGAGCGAGATGGAGCGTCTGCTCGACATGGGCGTGGACGGCCTGATGAGCGATTACCCGGCGCGCGCCCGGCAGGTTCTCGTGCGACGCGGCCTTCGCTGAGGCCGGCCTCCGGTGCCGATGCGCGAGATTTCGCCCACGCCCGATGATCCCTCTGCGGCGCCGGCTGCCGTCTACGACCGCGTCATCGCCGCCTCCCTCGACCGGATCTGGGAGAACGTGCTGGACTGGGAGCACCTTCCCTACCTGCACGCGCAGTCGTTCGCCGCAGTGCGGCCGCTCTCGGCCGGCAACGACGGCTGGCGCGCGATCCTCGATCTGCCGGGCGGGTCCGGCACGACCGAGGTCGAAGTGACGCTGGAACGCCCGCGCCTCCGCTACACCACCGCCACCGTCGCCGGCTTCGGCGAAGGCAGCCGCATCGTGACGACGCTGACACCCGTCGCGCGCGATTCCACCGCGATCCATGTCGAGTTCGTGCTGCCGTGGGCGCCCTCGGGTGCCGCTGCCAGGATCGGTGAGGCTTACAAGGCGATGTACGCGGTGCTGTGGGATCAGGACGAGGCGATGATGGTGCGGCGCCAGCAGCTGCTCGACGGCGTCGGGCCAGTCGCTGCCTCCGACCGCATCGAGCTCGGTCACCTCGACGACCTGCGCGCGCACCTTCCGCTGCAGCTCGAGGTCGGCAGCGCGCGCGTGGTCCTTTTCGAGGAAGCGGGCGAACTGCTCGTGGCCGATCTTCTGTGTCCGCACCTTGGAGGGCCGCTCGAGGCTCGGGCCGACCGTCAGCTCGTCTGCCCGTGGCATGGCTATCGCTTCGATGCTCGCACCGGCGCGAGCTGCGACGGCCGCTCGCTGCGGCTGCGGCGCACGGCGCGCGCGCACGTGGAAGAGGGGGGATTGGTGGTGGTCACTACGCGGAGGGCTTCGTGAGCATGGAAGCGGGGAGCGTGCGCAAGAGCGCAATGCCGCTGCCGGCCGCCAATTCGGCCGCGACAGCCGAGGAGCTGCCGGTGCCGCGCGGCCGTCGCGCCATCCGCGCGCTGCGGATTCCCGGCTGGTTCTGGCTCGTCTTCGCGATCTGCGTCGGCGCCAACCGCATTGCGGCCTACGCCGCGGTGGCATCGATCGCAGCGATGGCCAACGTCTCCGACTTCGCCGAGACGGTGCGGGCGCACAACGTGCAGTGGATCCCGCTGTGGCAGGGGATCGTCTATCCGACCATCATCGCGATCCTGATGCTCTATATCCGGCCGCTGCTGGCCTATTTCCAGGACGGTTGTCCGCAGGAGGCGCCCCAGGTCGTGCAGCGGCGCGCGGTCAGTGCGCCGCTGGCGTTCGCCGCGGCAGGTTTCTGCGGCTGGCTCTTCAGCGTGCCGCTGTTCATGGGGATCACTTTCGCCACCTTCGGCCGCTGGACGCCCGAGCTGGCTTCCCAGCACCTCTTCTCGCCCATCATCAATGGGTACCTGGCCGCCGTCCTCAGCTACTTCGCCGTCGACGCCGTCTTTCGCATGTCGGTCTATCCGCGCGTCTTTCCGCACGGGCGGCTGGCCGATGTGCCAGGGACGTTCCGCCTGGGCGTGCGCGGGCGCGTGGCAGTCCTGATGACGGCGCTCTCCTTCATTCCGATGTTCATCATGCTGGGACTGGCGCGCGCTGCGGCCGTACGGTGGGAGCGCGGCCTGGATCCCCGCGAGCTGCTCTCGGAGCTGACGCGTGCCAGCGAAGCGACGTTTGCGGTCTATGTCCTGGCAGGGATGGGCCTGGCGATGATCGTCACGCGCAGCCTTACGGCTCCGCTCGAGTTCATGGCCACGGCGCTGCAGCGCGTGCAGCGCGGCGATCTGAATGTCCGCATCCCCGTCAGCTCCGCCGACGAGGTCGGCACGCTCGAGGATGGCGTCAACGACCTCGTCGCCGCGCTGCGCGACCGCGAGCGCATCCTGCAGACCTTCGGGCGGGTGGTGGAGCCGAGCGTGCGCGACCGGCTGCTGTCGGGACGCGTCGAGCGCGGCGGCGAGCGTCGCCGCGCCACGGTGCTCTTCTGTGACCTGCGCGGGTTCACCTCGCTGTCGGAGCAGCATGGCGCCGAGGAGGCGGTCGAGACGCTCAACGACTTCTTCGCCGTCATCACCGCCTGGGTGCACGAGTGCGGCGGCTTCGTCGACAAGTTCATCGGTGACGCGGTCCTGGTCGTGTTCGGTCTTTTCGACGACGAGCAGGAAGCGAAGCGCTCGGGCTACGGTGCGGTCGCGGCGGTGCGATGCGCGTGCGGCATCAAGGAACGGCTGAGCGATCTCAACGAACGCCGGCGGCGCGCCGGCAAGCCGCCGCTGGCGGTGACGAACGCGGTGCACACCGGCGAGGTCGTTGCCGGCGTCATCGGCTCCGCCGACCGGCACGAGTACACGGTGGTCGGCGATACGGTCAACGTGGCGGCACGCCTGCAGGTCGCGGCGAAGGACCACGGCGGCACAGTGATCTCGGAAGCCACGTGCGCGCTGGTGCGACAGTCCGGCCAGGAGCTGGACGTGGCCCGCTCGGAGCTGATCACCCTGCGCGGCCGCAACGAGCCGGTGAGCGTCTATTTCCTCAAGGATCTGCCGGCGGCGTAGTCGTCATCCCCGAAGAGCCGGCGTGACAGCGCGCTGCGCAGCCGCAGCTGCGGATCGAGCCACCTTCGCACCTCCAGCCAGTCCGCCAGGCGCGGCTCCATCGCGGCGAAATGCTCCGGGCGCGTGAACGCGTCCTTCGCTAGATAGATGCGACCGCCCGCTGCGCAGACGATGTCGTTGAGCTCGTCGACCAGGCGCTGCGTGCCATCGGTGACCGGAAAGTCCAGCGCGAAGGAAATGCCGCGCTTCGGGAAGGAGAGCATGCCACGTCCCTGCTCGCCGCAATCCTTGACGACGCACAGGAAGGGGCCCTGTCCGTGGCGCGTGGCCGTATCCGCGAGCGCGCGGTAGGTGGTCAGGCTGTCGTCCCAGGGCAGCACGCACTGGTACTGCGTGAAGCCGCGCCGGCCGTAGAGGAGGTTCCAGCGGCGGATGCCGTCGAGCGGATAGAAGAAGTGGCCCGGACTGACCACCGCCTGGCGCGGCAGCAGGCGGGAGGCCTGAAAGCGCAGCTCGTTGTGGGCGGCGATGCTGACGTTCGACAGCAGCCAGGGCGGAGCGGGAACCGGAACCTGGATCGTCCGCGTGGGGCGCGGCGTTTTTCGTGCTGCTTCGTGCGGCTGTGCCCAGCGGCCGCACTGGACGATGCCGCGGCCGCGGCGCCGTCCGCGTGCCAGCATGTCCGACCACGCCACCGTCATCGGCCACTGCGCGCTGGCGTCACGCACGGCAGCCACGAGCTCGCCCAGGTCCGCCGCCACTCGCATCTCCTGGACGATCCATGGCGAGCTGATGCGCTCGAGCCGGAACTCCACTTCCAGGATGTGCCCCGTCAGGCCCATGCCGCCGACGGTAGCGTCGAACACCGTGCCGCCGTCGCCGGCTCGTACTTCGGTGATCGTTTCGTCGGGCAGCCGCAGCTTCATCGCCGTCACGTGCGCGCCGAAGCAGCCCGCGACGTGATGGTTCTTTCCATGCACGTCCGCAGCCACCATGCCTCCGACCGTGACGTCCTGCGTTCCCGGTGTCACCGGAGCGAAGTAGCCGCGCGGCAGGAAAAAGGAATGCAGTCGGTGGAGCGTCAGCCCGGCCTGCACGCGGACCATGGCGGTGACCGGGTCGAACGCGAGAACGCGATCTGCGCGCCGGCTGTTGGCCACGCGCATGCCGGGTGCCGGAGGCAGCGAGGCATCGCCGTAGGACCTGCCGAGCCCGCGCGTCAGCACGACGTCGCGCGTGATCTCCTCGAGCCGCTCGCCCTCGACCTCGAACGCTTCGACGCGCGGGTAGCGTCCCCAGCCGCAGATCGTTCTTCGATGGACGGCGCTCAACGCGCCATCGCTTACCGCGTTCGCGCCGACAACGCTCGCGGCCGCCGCCTCAGGCCGCCTTGGAGGAAGCCAGCGCCAGCACCTCGGCGTAGCCGTGGGCGACGTTGGCATCCTCGAGCAGGCCGCGCTCGCGCAGCATGCGGTGGAAGCGCGGCAGCTTGTAGTGGGGCACCGTCATCAGCAGGTGATGTTCGAGGTGATAGTTCACGCGATTGGGCGCGAGCAGGAGCCGCTCCCACCAGCTGGCGATGGTGGTGCGCGCGTTGTGGAACGGACTTTCGGGCCGTCCCGGCATCGAATGCTCGGCGATGGCACGGATGCGCATGACCAGGCTGTAGGTCGTCATCCACGCGCCGATCCACAGAAGGTAGAGCTCGGGACTTCCGGCCGCGGCGAGCAGGCCGAGAAGCACGAGGTTGGTCAGGATCACGCCGCGCAGAGCCGACCAGGCGCTCTGGTTCTGACGCTTGCTCTTGCCGGCGCTCATCGACAGGTCGCGGCGCAGCGTGGCAACGAACCGCTTGCGGCCGGTCTGCCCCGACAGGTCGCGCCAGATCTTGCGGCGCAGGCTGCTGCGCGTGACCGGGAAGGGCGTGGCCAGATCCAGATCGGGATCTTCGGCCGTCCAATTCTTGGCGTGATGCTTGAGGTGATAGGGGCGATACGGGGCCAGGTCGGTCCATACCGGATAGGCCGCGAGCCAGTTGCCGACCCAATCGTTGAGACGCCTGTCGTTGAACAGCGTGCGGTGCGCAGCCTCGTGCATGATGATGGACATGCCGAGCTGGCGGCCGCCGATGATGAACAGCGCGGCAACGATCGTCACCACGCCGGGCCACGCCGCCACCATCGCCATCGCCGCCAGCACGACGGCCCAGTTCCAGATCACGCTGACCCAAGACCGCCAGTCCTCGATCTCGAGCAGCTCGCGGATTTCCTCGCGCGTGAAGTGATCCAGCCATCGCGTCGGCGCGACGGCTTCCGGGGGGCGCTCGTCGGCAGGCAGGGCAGTGGCGGTGGTCGTCGGCATCATGATGCTACTCCGGGATCGTTTTGTGCGAGGGCCACAGCCGCAGGCGCGAGGCGCTCGCCCAGACGCTGGTCCATGGGCGCAGCGGCGGTGGGCAGACCGAAGCCGCGCATGAAGCGCGCCCAGCAGGCACGGCCGGCAAGGTCGTAGCGCGTCATCGTCGCCAGCAGCGCACGGCGCTCGGCGGCCGGCACCATCGCCTCGGGCAGGAGCGGGTCGAGGACGATGCGGCGGATGGCCTGTCCGCCGAGCAGGAACGATTCGACCATGGCCGCGCCCACTTCCATTGCCGGAAGCCGGGCTGCGCTCGCTTCGAGCTCCTCGATGCACGCCCGATACCCGGCTCGCAGCTCCTCGACCGGCCACAGCCGGCATGCCCTGGCCTGCGCCGCTGGATCCAGGTCGCTGATGCGGAACACCGGCACAGGCAATCCGAGCCGGATCAGATTCTCGCGTGTGGCAGCCAGACCCCCCGTAAGGTTGTCCGGGCGCACCCACAGCCCCGGCGCCAGCTCGCGCATTCCCGTAAATTGGATGGCGCGCTGCTGCAGGCGCTGCTCGCGCCCGCGAACGGCCCTCGCAAAGCTCGCGGCCTGCCACGCGCCGTGCCAGCTCGTCAGGCGTCCTTCGACGTGCCGCCAGCTGCGGACCTGTCCCTGAATGGGCTCGGCTGCAGCGCCCAGGCGGTACGCGCCTCGCTCGTCACGCTCGACCATCCCGGCGGCATGGAGGCGCGCCAGGGCTACCCGGACCGAGCTCTCCTCGATTCCGAACAGCTCGGCCGCGGCGACGAAGAGCCGCACCGGCGCCGGCCGTCCTCGCAGCGTCGAGAGCAGGTCCAGGATGATGCTCTTGGGCTTGGGCGCCACCGGCCTTCATTACGCCGACGGCAGAATCGCGTCAACAATTGTAACGTTCCGACGTGCAGCCAGGGCGTGCGCGGCCGCTCCGGCTTGGCAGGCTCGCGCCAGTCTGCTCTGAGACGGCATGCGCGTCCATGCGCTGACCTGCGGTCGTTTGACCGGTGCCATGTCCGGCTTCGTTGCCGGCGCCGAGGGAACCCTGAAAGTCCCGGTGCCCGCCTTCCTCATCGACCATCCCCGGGGACTCGCGCTGTTCGACGCCGGCATGCATCCGGATGCGGCGACCGATCCGCGGGGGCGTCTGGGATTCCTATCCAAGCTGTTCGAGGTGGACATGGAGCCCGGCCAGAACGTGGCCGCGCTGCTGCAGGACCTCGAGATCGACCCGGCCCGGGTCCGCACGCTCATTCTGTCCCACCTCCATTTCGACCACGCCGGCGGTTGTGAGCTGCTGCCCAACGCGCGTCTGATCGTGCAGCGCCCGGAGTGGGAGGCGGGGGCGGATCCCGATGTCGCCATGCGCAACGGCTTCGACCGCAAGGATTACAGCCTTGGCCACGATGTCCTTGCCGTTCGAGGCGAGCACGACGTCTTCGGCGACGGCCGCGTCGTGTGCTTTCCCACCTACGGCCATACTCCCGGGCACCAGTCGCTCAGGGTCCGTCTGGACGACGGCGCCGAGGTCATCCTGTGTGCCGACGCCTGCTACCTGCGCGAGAACCTCGAGCGCATGGTCCTTCCCAGCGTTGTCCACGATCGCCGGCGGATGATGGAATCGCTGAGCGTTCTTCGCGGCCTGCGTGATCGGGGAGGACTTCTGATCTACGGCCACGACCCCGCGGGGTGGGACGGCCTGGCCGATCACCGCCAGCCGTTGACGCGGGCCTTGCTGACCTGCGCCTAATGCACTAATCAACGAAAATACCGCCAGTTCGGTGATCACAGGCCCGGCTCGCGGTCTTCGAGGGGACTTCACCAGCGTCGTTCGTGCCCGATAAGGAGGGCCCAGGCAATGGCTACTTCGTCACGCGCAAGGAAGAGCCGCGCACCGCGCGCGAGCACTTTCCGCCGCAGAACACTCTCACTGGCGGCCGCAGCCTGCGGCGTCGCGGCCCTGGTCGCCGGCGCGCGAGCAGGCGACGGCAACTTCACGTTCACCACGACCTCCGACTTCGATGCCGGCAGCGTGCTCAACCTCAACACGGACGACAACGAGCTGAAGCTGACCACGGCGACCGAGCCGTTCCCGTTCATCAACGTGGCCGCCTCCGACCGCGGCACCATCGTCCGCATCAACACCGAGACGGGCGCCATCGTCGGCGAGTACAGGTTCGCACCCGACGGTGGAGCCAAAAACCCTTCCCGCACGACCGTCGATCTGCTCGGCAACGTCTGGGTCAGCAGTCGTGACGAGGCCGGCGACAACAAGGGCGCGATTCAGAAGGTGGGCCTGATCGTCGGCGGAACGCGCGCGGATGCGGAAGGCAACCCCGACGAGCTCGGCGAGTATCTGGCGCCGCCGTTCGCCTACAGCACCTGCACCGATCGCGACGCCGACGGCCTCATCCACACCTCGCGCGGTCTCGGCAACATCCTGCCCTGGCCCAACGTCACCGACCTTGCCGGCGGCGAGAACGGCATCGTCGAGGACGCGCAGGACGAGTGCATCCTGATCTACCAGCGCCTCAACGATGCGGTGAACACGCGCCACGTGTCGGTGGACGCGAACAACGACATCTGGGCCGGCGGTTATCCGTTCGCGCAGCGCATGTACTACAAGCTCGACGGCGAGACCGGCGCCATCCTCGACCAGTTCGATGCGCGCAACTTCGGCTGCGGCGGCTACGGCGGCTTCATCGATGCCGACGGCATCCTGTGGTCGGCGTCGATCTCCCAGAACAACATCCTGCGCATCGATCCGGCGACCAAGCAGGCCACCTGCGTGCCCAGCAGCCAAGCCTACGGACTCGGCGTGGACGGCAATGGCTTCGTCTGGAATGCGCAGTGGACGAGCAACGGCCTCAACAAGATCGCCCCCGATGGCACCGTCCAGCCGGGCTTTCCGGTCGCCTCCGGCGGCTTTTCCTCGCGCGGCGTGGCCGTCACGGACGACGACGACGTGTGGGTGGCGCACAGCGGCAGCAACACGGTGACGCGCAACGACAACGCCACCGGCGCCGTCAAGAAGACCATCGCCGTCGGCGGCACGCCCACCGGCGTGGCGGTCGATGCGGCCGGCAAGGTGTGGGTCACCAACTACACCAGCCACAACGTGATGCGCATCGACCCGGCGGCGGGCGATGACGGCCTGGGCGCCGTCGATCTGACGGTGGAGCTGGGCTCGGGCGCCGGACCCTACAACTACAGCGACATGACTGGCGCCGTCTCCCTCGGCACTACCGCCCCGCAGGGCACCTGGCAGCGCGCCGTCGACAGCGGATCGGCCGACTTCGAGTGGGGCCACATCGAGATCAACACCGAAGACGCCGGCAACATTCCCGAAGGCGCGACCATCGAGCTGTTCGGCCGCGCCGCCAACAACGGCGCGGCGCTTTCGGGCCTGCCGTTCATGGAGCTGCAGAGCGGCACTCCCTTCAGTCTGACCGGACGCTTCCTCGAGGTGCGCGCCGTCCTGAAGTCGAACGATGAAGGAGAGAGCCCCGTGCTTTCCGATCTCACCGTCGGCCCGCCCGTCGGCGAGCCGTGCGTGGGCACGTGCGGCGACCCGGCGGTGATCCTCGGCGACATCACGGCCGTGGACGCGGGTTACATCCTGCGTGCGTCGGTCGAGCTCGTGGAATGCGGGCTGTGCCTGTGCGACGTCGACAACAACGGCGAGATCCAGTCGCAGGACGCGCTGCGCGACCTGCAGTTCGCCATCGGGCTGCCGGTCACGCTCAACTGTCCGCCGCCGGGCATCCCCGCGCCGTAGACACACGATCCCATCGTGTCGAACGAAGCGGCCGGTCCCATGGACCGGCCGTTTTCGTTGGAGGCCCACGACGCGCGCCACGCTGCCGCCGGCAACGACGCGAGCACGCGGAGCACGCATTTGTCTCGCCTGCCGTTCACGCTAGCTAGCCTGACCAGCCATGCGCGCCGACCGCGAACAGCCAGTCGTAGCCGACCGCGAACAGCCAAAGGACGCTGACCGCGAGCAGCCGAGCGTCGCCGACTATCTCGAGCGCAGCATCAATGCGCCGGTGTACGACGTGGCGGTGCAGACGCCGCTCGAGCGCGCCTCGCGCCTGTCGTCGCGCCTCGGCAACGAGGTGCTGCTCAAGCGCGAGGACATGCAGCCGATCTTTTCGTTCAAGATCCGCGGCGCGTACAACAAGATGGTGGCGCTGGGGCCTGACGTCCGCAGCCGCGGCGTCGTCGCGTCCTCGGCAGGCAATCATGCGCAGGGCGTGGCGCTGGCCGCGCATCGACTCGGCTGTGCGGCCACGATCGTGATGCCGGTGACCACGCCTTCGATCAAGATTGCCGCCGTCGCCGCCCTCGGCGCGACGATCGAGCTGGTGGGCGACAGCTACAGCGAGGCCGAATCGCATGCGCGCGAGCTCGTGCGCACGCGCGGCCTGACCCTGGTGCATCCCTACGACGACCCCGACATCATCGCGGGGCAGGGCACGGTGGGTCTGGAAATCCTGCGACAGGCAGGCCGCACCCTCGACGCGATCTTCGTTCCGGTCGGCGGCGGCGGACTGATCGCCGGCGTCGCCGCCGTCGTCAAACGGCTGCGGCCGCGCGTGCGCATCATCGGCGTCGAGCCCGACGATGCAGACTCCATGGCGCGCTCGCTGCGCGACACCCGCCGCGTGGCGCTCGACCAGGTCGGTCTGTTCGCGGACGGCGTGGCGGTGCGGCAGGTGGGCGAGGAGCCGCTGCGGCTGTGCCGCGAGCTCGTCGATGAGATGGTCCTCGTCGATACGGATGCGATCTGCGCTGCGATCAAGGACGTCTTCGAGGACACGCGCACGGTGCTCGAGCCCGCGGGCGCGCTTGCGGTGGCTGGCCTGAAGGCGTGGGTCGGGCGCGAAGCCGTTCGCGATCTGTCGCTGGTGGCGGTGGCCTCGGGCGCCAACATGAACTTCGATCGGCTGCGGCACGTGGCCGAGCGCGCGGAGATCGGCGAAGAGCGCGAGGCGCTGTTCGGTGTGACGATCCCGGAGCGGCCGGGCAGCTTCAAGGAGTTCTGCGCGCTGCTGGGGAGGCGCAGCGTCACCGAGTTCAATTACCGCTACTCCGACGCCGGCGAGGCGCATGTGTTCGTGGGCGTGGAAGTGGCCGGCCGCTCCGAGCGCGCGCGAATCGTCGACGCGCTGCAGGCCGCCGGCCTTCCCGCGGTGGATCTCAGCGACGATGAAGCGAGCAAGCTCCACTTCCGGCACATGGTCGGTGGCCGCGCCGACGTCGCCGACGAGGTCCTGTATCGCTTCGAGTTCCCGGAGCGGCCCGGTGCGCTGATCAAGTTCCTGGAGGCGATGAGCCAGGGG
Encoded proteins:
- a CDS encoding dienelactone hydrolase family protein, with product MPMDSNELERADVHFTSSRDGAEIAGHAAWPRVAGSVPAVVLIPDVRGLYDFYRDVTVRLAGEGFFALSLDLYSREGAPDLPDMPSVFAWIRQLPDARVLGDVAAAVTFAQRHASVAGRAVGITGFCMGGQYALMAACTDARLQACVSWYGMLRHEQLSEIKPVHPIDMAGDLRCPYLGLFGADDALIPAAGVEELRSRLEKARKVFEIRSYPGAGHAFFNQTRPDTYRADAAADAWPRAVAFLRRHLVDTD
- a CDS encoding glycerophosphodiester phosphodiesterase, which gives rise to MAFLEGVRPRLFAHRGSSGTMPENTLESFIAAIEAGADRIELDVHATSDGAIVVLHDESLARTTNGTSLIRETTLAQVKQLDAGHNFTIDGVTFPFRGKGITVPTLEEVLEALPQVPVNIEIKQVKPHIEESVLDVLDRNDARERVMLAAVDQRILERVRALAPDVATSFSALEVASFVSLLQSEALENYDPPGLALQVPTSYEGTEIVSPGFVDGAHELDLEVHVWTVNEESEMERLLDMGVDGLMSDYPARARQVLVRRGLR
- a CDS encoding Rieske 2Fe-2S domain-containing protein is translated as MREISPTPDDPSAAPAAVYDRVIAASLDRIWENVLDWEHLPYLHAQSFAAVRPLSAGNDGWRAILDLPGGSGTTEVEVTLERPRLRYTTATVAGFGEGSRIVTTLTPVARDSTAIHVEFVLPWAPSGAAARIGEAYKAMYAVLWDQDEAMMVRRQQLLDGVGPVAASDRIELGHLDDLRAHLPLQLEVGSARVVLFEEAGELLVADLLCPHLGGPLEARADRQLVCPWHGYRFDARTGASCDGRSLRLRRTARAHVEEGGLVVVTTRRAS
- a CDS encoding adenylate/guanylate cyclase domain-containing protein, which codes for MEAGSVRKSAMPLPAANSAATAEELPVPRGRRAIRALRIPGWFWLVFAICVGANRIAAYAAVASIAAMANVSDFAETVRAHNVQWIPLWQGIVYPTIIAILMLYIRPLLAYFQDGCPQEAPQVVQRRAVSAPLAFAAAGFCGWLFSVPLFMGITFATFGRWTPELASQHLFSPIINGYLAAVLSYFAVDAVFRMSVYPRVFPHGRLADVPGTFRLGVRGRVAVLMTALSFIPMFIMLGLARAAAVRWERGLDPRELLSELTRASEATFAVYVLAGMGLAMIVTRSLTAPLEFMATALQRVQRGDLNVRIPVSSADEVGTLEDGVNDLVAALRDRERILQTFGRVVEPSVRDRLLSGRVERGGERRRATVLFCDLRGFTSLSEQHGAEEAVETLNDFFAVITAWVHECGGFVDKFIGDAVLVVFGLFDDEQEAKRSGYGAVAAVRCACGIKERLSDLNERRRRAGKPPLAVTNAVHTGEVVAGVIGSADRHEYTVVGDTVNVAARLQVAAKDHGGTVISEATCALVRQSGQELDVARSELITLRGRNEPVSVYFLKDLPAA
- a CDS encoding FAD-binding oxidoreductase, with protein sequence MSAVHRRTICGWGRYPRVEAFEVEGERLEEITRDVVLTRGLGRSYGDASLPPAPGMRVANSRRADRVLAFDPVTAMVRVQAGLTLHRLHSFFLPRGYFAPVTPGTQDVTVGGMVAADVHGKNHHVAGCFGAHVTAMKLRLPDETITEVRAGDGGTVFDATVGGMGLTGHILEVEFRLERISSPWIVQEMRVAADLGELVAAVRDASAQWPMTVAWSDMLARGRRRGRGIVQCGRWAQPHEAARKTPRPTRTIQVPVPAPPWLLSNVSIAAHNELRFQASRLLPRQAVVSPGHFFYPLDGIRRWNLLYGRRGFTQYQCVLPWDDSLTTYRALADTATRHGQGPFLCVVKDCGEQGRGMLSFPKRGISFALDFPVTDGTQRLVDELNDIVCAAGGRIYLAKDAFTRPEHFAAMEPRLADWLEVRRWLDPQLRLRSALSRRLFGDDDYAAGRSLRK
- a CDS encoding fatty acid desaturase family protein, which produces MMPTTTATALPADERPPEAVAPTRWLDHFTREEIRELLEIEDWRSWVSVIWNWAVVLAAMAMVAAWPGVVTIVAALFIIGGRQLGMSIIMHEAAHRTLFNDRRLNDWVGNWLAAYPVWTDLAPYRPYHLKHHAKNWTAEDPDLDLATPFPVTRSSLRRKIWRDLSGQTGRKRFVATLRRDLSMSAGKSKRQNQSAWSALRGVILTNLVLLGLLAAAGSPELYLLWIGAWMTTYSLVMRIRAIAEHSMPGRPESPFHNARTTIASWWERLLLAPNRVNYHLEHHLLMTVPHYKLPRFHRMLRERGLLEDANVAHGYAEVLALASSKAA
- a CDS encoding PaaX family transcriptional regulator C-terminal domain-containing protein, giving the protein MAPKPKSIILDLLSTLRGRPAPVRLFVAAAELFGIEESSVRVALARLHAAGMVERDERGAYRLGAAAEPIQGQVRSWRHVEGRLTSWHGAWQAASFARAVRGREQRLQQRAIQFTGMRELAPGLWVRPDNLTGGLAATRENLIRLGLPVPVFRISDLDPAAQARACRLWPVEELRAGYRACIEELEASAARLPAMEVGAAMVESFLLGGQAIRRIVLDPLLPEAMVPAAERRALLATMTRYDLAGRACWARFMRGFGLPTAAAPMDQRLGERLAPAAVALAQNDPGVAS
- a CDS encoding N-acyl homoserine lactonase family protein, with amino-acid sequence MSGFVAGAEGTLKVPVPAFLIDHPRGLALFDAGMHPDAATDPRGRLGFLSKLFEVDMEPGQNVAALLQDLEIDPARVRTLILSHLHFDHAGGCELLPNARLIVQRPEWEAGADPDVAMRNGFDRKDYSLGHDVLAVRGEHDVFGDGRVVCFPTYGHTPGHQSLRVRLDDGAEVILCADACYLRENLERMVLPSVVHDRRRMMESLSVLRGLRDRGGLLIYGHDPAGWDGLADHRQPLTRALLTCA